The sequence CTGCCGCCGAGGGCCCTTCGGCGGCGTCCCtcttgtctttttccttgtccttgtccttggccACAATCTTAGCCGCAGCGGCGAGTGCGTAGTCGGGCAGCGCAGGCGGCGCAGAGGCGTCGGTGACGGTGTTGGTCGAGGGAGTCGCAGTTCCGCTGGCGTTGGCGCGGCGTCGCGAGCCGGGCAGCGAGGCCTTGAGCGACGAAAAGGACGCCTTGCGCtccttgctgctggtgcggACCACGGACAGCGACGTGGGCGTCTGCTGCAGGTCGGGGCGGTCGCGATCTCGCCCTCGTTCGCGATCGCGGGTGGGTGGCCGGGTGGGCAGGTTGAGGGATGCTGGACTGAAGAGCGCgcccgcggcggcggcgtttGTCGGCGCCATGCTGCTTTTTAACGGCTGGCACTGCCGCTAGCAGCTCCAGACAGACAATCCTTGGGATCAGATCAGGGCGATAAGCGGCGCCTAATTTGTGCTTCTCTTTTCGTGTTAGCGAACATCATGCCGGTGGCGTTGCTGGCCGCTGCCCGGTTGGCTGCTAATGCAGTGCAATCAAGCTCAGCCCAAAGGGCGCTTACTCACCGGACAGGGCCCCCTTTTGCCGCCGTGTTATGtgatctcttctttctcttgctcttttctcttcgtgTGTCCTGCGTCAGTTCATGGCACTGACGATCATGTCGATCTCCAACAAGACAAACAGCAATTGGTGGTAGCGGAGACGTTGGCTGTGAGCCGTTTTCGACTTTGCCAGCTTTGGTGCCAGAGTCGTGGTTTTCTCTTGATGCAATATtgcctacatgtactccgtaggtacctactaatcTCCTAGGCTGTGACGTGACGGACGAAGCGTCCATGCGCCCAGGCAAGGGAAAAGCATTATTCCGGAttcaaggacaaggcagCTTGTTTCATCCTCACACGCTCACCCCGTCACGCTTCGAAACGGCCAAGGACTTCACAATGCAGACGCTACGAGTAATAAatactgtacatgtactatTGCGCTGTCCACTATGGGGCAGCAAGAGCTTTGAATGCATGTAAACAAACTGGTATAACTGGTATCAATGACAGGCACAGCCAAAACAATCATCGTCAACTTCATCGTCAGCCACATCAAGCGCACTCGCTCCGCGGCTACACGGCCTTGTCGGCGGGAACATGGACTTCTTGCTCAACGTGCTCCAGCTCGATGCCCTTGTTGAGCACATGCTCCACGTCTGCCTGGCGCTGGTCTTCGCTGACGAGGCCGAACAAGACGTCCATGTCCTCCAGCGTGCGGCCCTTGGTCTccttgatgaagaggacgacAAATGCGCACATTCCGCAGCAGAAGCATCCAAACATGACAAAAGTACGCCAGCCAATGTGGTTGACGGCCGCAGGCGTGACTTCGGTAATGACAAAGTTGAACAGCCACTGGGTTGCGGCGGCGAGACCCACGCCGTATTCACGTAGACGGGTGGGGAAGATCTGCGTATCGGAAGAGCAAACGGTCAGCAGGGGGCATGTCGTGATGCTTTACAGGAGCCTCTTCTTACCTCGGACACGTAGACCCAGGGCGTGGGTCCCCAGGACGCAGAATATCCAATAACGTAGAGATAGATCATGACAACCATGGCGATGGACGCCGAGGACACAGTGGTGCTCTTCGGGTTCGGCGGGTGGGTTGCGAGGACGGCGCCAATAATGAACATCATGCTGGCCATCCAGATTGCGCCGGCGATGAGACTCTTCTTGCGGCCGAATCGATCAATGCCGAGGACCAGGAAGAGGGCAGTGGCAACCACCTTGACGGTGCCGTACACCCCAGTTGCGAACAGCGAGGCGTTTGTGCTGCTGACACCGACTGTCTCGAAGATCTCAGGGGCGTAGTATCCGATGCTGTTGGTTCCAGAAAACTGCTGCCAGAACATGATTCCAAAAGCCAGTGCGAAGCGGTTCCAGTTGCCCTTCTTCAAACACTCCTTCCAGGTAACACCCTCCGTAAGGgccatctcttcttcgaTCGAGGCTCGAATCTCTGCAAGTTCTTTGAGCACTTCGGGGCTGTCTGGAGCCTCATTGCGAATGTAGGATAGAGATCGCAAAGCCTCTTCGTGGCGAGACTTCTTCATGAGCCAACGCGGTGACTccttgaggaagaagaggccgcaGAGCATGAGACCACCGGGCACAAGCTGGAGACCGACGGGGATACGCCACTGCTTGGTGCTCTGCTTGATGTGCAGGGCTACGCCGTAGTCGAGCCAGTAGGCGAATGTGCTTCCAATAACGAGAAACTCCTGGAACAGACCAGCAACACGGCCTCGAGTGGCTGGTGGGCAGTTCTCACTGACAAACACAGGAGTGATGGAGCTCATGCCACCAACACCGAAACCGGCAATGACACGTCCGCCGTAGATCTGGCCAATCGAGTGTGATGCGCTTGTCTGGACGGCTGCGCCGACGAGGAAGATGGTTGTGAAGAGCATGAGAGCATAGCGTCGACCGAAGCGTTCGTTGATGAATGCGGCAGTGATGGCGCCGAAGAAGCAACCAGCCGTGAGTAGAGACACTACGTTGGATGAGATGTGGGCGTTCTCAGCCGAAGAGAAGCCACTGGAGTCGGTTGGCAGACCAAAGTCTTCTTTGAAGCTCTTGAGGGCGAGCACGCTTCCCATCACGCCCGTATCATAGCCTAGGAGCAGTTTATAAGTCAGCACTTTCTGTGAAACCTCGAGGCTGGTTGAGACACAAAATCAAGCACTTGAACATTgcgagatgagaagagacgAGGAAAAACGTACCAAAGAGCAGTGAGCCCAGGTAGGCCACCGATGTGAGCACATACACTCGGTAATTCTTGAAGAACCGCATTGTGACGACTGTTCTGATGCAGCTTCCCAGCAACAACAAACGAGTCTCTACACGAAGCTGGAGAGGGTCTGGTCCCCTTCATATATACACAAATACGGCCGAGCACATGATTGGATTCtcaactttattttttttgcattcCTCACCCTTTTCGGGAACTGAGTACCACCTTAAACAGGCTGGTCATGCAATATCTTGGAGAGGCACACACTAACTTGCCGTGCTGCACATCCGTTGGCGGGATAAGTGTGGATATACCACAAGcaggccctttttttcccttgtccATCCGCTACGAAGTACTCTtcacgctcttcttcttggcctggtAGTCGCTGGCCTTCTCCAAACCCCATACCCCATACTGGCACTCGGACAGAAGCAATATGGGGTTCTGGGGGAAGGCTTTGTGCGGGATGCATTTGGCGCGGCGCCCACGTTCCGAACCAACAATTCAGGATAACTAATTAAGCGACCCAATCCCCAAGCAAACTCCCCCGCATGAGGAGCAAAGTCCCCGCACGCCACGGCCCAGAGAGACGTTTTCGGCCAAGGCTCGAGAACGACCAAGGGCCTCGCTCAGAACCACCCCGAGCCATTGATTTCGTGGGCAGCTTGCCGAGTTGCCGGTGGCGTTGAAATGGATTTACCCGCCAATAAGAGCAAGGCAAAGTATGTACTTTTTGTGTTACCAATATTTTTGTTTCTGCCTCATCGTTTTACCGACTCTTGGGTGAGAGCCTTCAGAGACTTCTTGTAGGGGTAGAGAGGACTGGTTGGTGGTTCAACGCGCGAGGCAAACACGCTGTTGGGGAGCATCTCGGGTCACAAGGGGTGCCATCTCCGAAAGCTTGGAGCAGGCCCTGTGTCCAGTCATCTTCCAATCCATAGCCGGGGTGACATCCAACGCTACGCGAGCACATGTCAAACTGCCGCATGAGCAATCTACTTGCACAAGGGCAGCTTTCCCATAGGCTGGCTGTGGATGGCTTTATGAGCATCGTTGGGATAGCCCTTCGATATTGCCCGTGTCAATGATGCACCTCGGGGATATTGCCCCGAGTTACACGTACTTTCTGTCAGCCGCAAACTCTTTTCAACTTCCAAAAGATGCTGTAGAAGCTGGCAATTCGGTCAAACTACGGAGTCGTCGATGCGGATTCATGGAAAATTTGGCCCCGCAGTTCTAGCTGAGCTGGGGGTTTCTCGCGTAGAAGCTATTGGAGGTCTCTCCATAGAAAAGTATATTTCACCCCTACATTCCTTCCCTAACATGCCTTTGGAACTTCATCTCTGTTAGGCGCCACTGGTGCTGTGAACGATGACATAAATCGTCTCTTGGCCCCCCACACCCTCTTGATACTATTTGTGTACTATTTGTTTCCCTCTGGGAGGATAGGCTTCCGCGTGCGTTGAACCGCTGTGGGGTTATTAACTGAATGCCCTTTGCCGAAGCACCATCCGCGGCAAGGTCAGCTGGGATACATACCTCTCCTAACGGAGAATGTCCGAGCAATATCTTCGGAGATAGAAGTTTTACTCCTGAGATGTTGGCTATTGGTATGACAAGAGCAGCCTGATCTTTAGATTAGAATTGTAATCGCGAACCTGCTTTGTCTTTCCTTCAGAATGGAAGTATAGAGGGCTGAATAACTCAGTATGTGTGTCGTTTGTGTTTAGATACTGCTGCCGAAGCAAGAGAAACTCGAACTTGGTGTTGTATCACAAAGATAGAAGATAGTATGTCTGAGGGATCTTTTTATGTCCGCT comes from Trichoderma asperellum chromosome 3, complete sequence and encodes:
- a CDS encoding uncharacterized protein (EggNog:ENOG41~TransMembrane:11 (n11-23c35/36o59-83i90-109o121-138i150-168o183-204i272-294o306-329i341-360o372-391i412-429o441-462i)) gives rise to the protein MRFFKNYRVYVLTSVAYLGSLLFGYDTGVMGSVLALKSFKEDFGLPTDSSGFSSAENAHISSNVVSLLTAGCFFGAITAAFINERFGRRYALMLFTTIFLVGAAVQTSASHSIGQIYGGRVIAGFGVGGMSSITPVFVSENCPPATRGRVAGLFQEFLVIGSTFAYWLDYGVALHIKQSTKQWRIPVGLQLVPGGLMLCGLFFLKESPRWLMKKSRHEEALRSLSYIRNEAPDSPEVLKELAEIRASIEEEMALTEGVTWKECLKKGNWNRFALAFGIMFWQQFSGTNSIGYYAPEIFETVGVSSTNASLFATGVYGTVKVVATALFLVLGIDRFGRKKSLIAGAIWMASMMFIIGAVLATHPPNPKSTTVSSASIAMVVMIYLYVIGYSASWGPTPWVYVSEIFPTRLREYGVGLAAATQWLFNFVITEVTPAAVNHIGWRTFVMFGCFCCGMCAFVVLFIKETKGRTLEDMDVLFGLVSEDQRQADVEHVLNKGIELEHVEQEVHVPADKAV